The following proteins come from a genomic window of Gottfriedia acidiceleris:
- a CDS encoding DUF2621 family protein — protein sequence MFSFFSQIMIVLWTIFLLGMMSIGGYFMFRKFLKRLPKEDGKSILDWQEEYLQKTRHLWSTEQKELLEELVKPVPSLFRDIARDKIAGKIGELALLNNASQITQSLIIEGYIKATPKRDHAFLVKTLKKKEIDFADYKHLLAK from the coding sequence ATGTTTTCGTTCTTTTCTCAAATTATGATTGTCTTATGGACAATTTTCTTGTTAGGAATGATGTCAATCGGCGGATACTTTATGTTCAGAAAGTTTTTGAAAAGATTACCTAAAGAGGATGGGAAATCGATTTTAGATTGGCAGGAAGAATATTTACAAAAAACAAGACATTTATGGTCGACTGAACAGAAAGAATTACTTGAAGAATTAGTAAAACCTGTTCCATCTTTATTTAGAGATATAGCTCGAGATAAAATAGCTGGAAAAATTGGTGAATTGGCATTGCTAAATAACGCTTCGCAAATTACACAAAGCTTAATTATTGAAGGGTATATTAAAGCAACCCCTAAGCGGGATCATGCATTTTTAGTTAAAACACTAAAGAAAAAAGAAATTGATTTTGCTGATTATAAACATTTA